A section of the Engystomops pustulosus chromosome 3, aEngPut4.maternal, whole genome shotgun sequence genome encodes:
- the MTCL3 gene encoding microtubule cross-linking factor 3 isoform X1, giving the protein MWNENENTPELCHCQRYQGRYGTCHLSGSSNKGKDRDRSRSPFKYSATKEHPYSACQDNTLGLCEQNLLLKKKCDDLRRRHRKEREVWRKEKEGLLKEVIDLKAGENRGILLELKAVLEVIQKEQRREEKKWTDFLLQFLNDRCGWELESIELKQNISKLEDNSTKTCASKSNLEDKDIKAEETEQKQLTEDTTAAVMELRTHLEKNEWNWKVEKMEMLERFDNERKEWECQWKTMQNKIEELYEEVKLRREMNLNGADDRLGEKMLQFSMPFSQAGPTKPTNIARQNDVVSIKPDRHEKEWLSDYSPTIIEKSEIKMPNQNHHINAEPEKSITQRMSKTENDTLNDALKEIARVSEELCKYQEEIRTRANCKKVVSSSVVGEFRRNLHVKAGKNHTSCPKMSKNIQKDFWSNNKSAQESIFTAETSQLQEYGRSLENQVPASSLNFSWPLPNTLFQDKIPVTDENLVPISTQRLTTDIELNKIDSELCHLEWLCGIGGLEDGNFTESLFNSFTDINGFTPEMNKQNLAVSQNQLFNSDGLYPEVIMLGHSSVGSAYSYGNTIKNGKLAAKIDEFNRVVFKTGKGNAVSHDDVSMDMVLDIDEEHLSPPLSRHLSTGQAVTKPLTVTEPPCALSSSHNGATMEKTTAQLCQQTNGPLATCSYKNTLQKQNWKGINLSGRPRSADSRSNYGVVEKLLKSYETKVAAPVCNSKQSVSKWTQADFLLTDNSSERLTQCLEMLHLEQTAKVLQNDIHWYPHQDSLGLRLPEVSRTLSSEKGFSRPARPANRRPPSRWASTRSPSKPSSVRRATH; this is encoded by the exons ATGTGGAATGAAAATGAGAACACTCCAGAGTTATGTCACTGCCAGCGATACCAGGGCAGGTATGGGACTTGTCATTTGTCTGGGAGCAGCAATAAGGGAAAAGACAGAGACAGAAGTCGCAGCCCTTTCAAGTACAGTGCCACCAAAGAGCATCCATACAGTGCTTGTCAGGACAATACACTGGGACTTTGCGAGCAGAATCTTCTACTGAAGAAGAAATGTGACGATCTTAGGAGACGACACAGGAAGGAACGGGAAGTTTGGAGGAAGGAGAAGGAAGGACTTTTGAAGGAAGTCATAGATCTAAAA GCAGGTGAAAACAGGGGGATTTTGCTGGAGCTGAAGGCTGTTTTGGAAGTGATTCAGAAGGAAcaaagaagagaagaaaaaaaatggactGACTTTCTCCTGCAGTTTCTAAATGATCGTTGTGGGTGGGAGCTTGAAAGTATAGAGCTGAAGCAGAACATCTCCAAG CTAGAAGATAATTCTACTAAGACATGTGCCAGTAAGAGTAATCTGGAAGACAAGGACATAAAGGCAGAGGAAACAGAACAGAAACAGTTGACGGAAGATACGACTGCTGCAGTCATGGAGCTCAGGACACACCTAGAGAAAAATGAATGGAACTGGAAAGTGGAAAAGATGGAGATGTTAGAAAGATTTGATAATGAAAGGAAAGAGTGGGAATGCCAATGGAAAACAATGCAGAATAAGATAGAAGAG CTCTATGAAGAAGTTAAACTAAGAAGGGAGATGAATTTGAATGGTGCTGATGACAGACTGGGTGAGAAAATGCTGCAATTCTCCATGCCATTTTCACAGGCTGGACCTACTAAACCAACAAATATAGCCAGACAAAATGATGTGGTCAGCATCAAACCTGACAGGCATGAAAAAGAATGGCTCAGTGACTATTCACCTACCATCATAGAGAAGTCAGAGataaaaatgcccaatcaaaaccACCATATCAATGCTGAGCCTGAGAAGAGCATTACCCAAAGAATGTCCAAGACAGAAAATGACACCCTTAATGAT GCATTAAAAGAGATTGCCAGGGTAAGCGAAGAACTGTGTAAATACCAGGAAGAAATCAGGACAAGAGCCAACTGCAAAAA AGTTGTGTCCAGTTCAGTTGTTGGAGAATTCAGGAGAAATCTTCATGTGAAAGCAGGCAAAAATCATACATCTTGTCCTAAAATGTCTAAGAACATTCAAAAGGACTTTTGGAGCAACAACAAAAGCGCACAAGAATCAATTTTTACTGCTGAAACTTCACAATTGCAAGAATATGGTCGGTCCTTGGAAAATCAAGTCCCAGCTTCTTCCTTAAATTTTTCATGGCCTCTGCCAAACACACTGTTTCAGGATAAGATTCCGGTCACAGATGAAAACCTGGTTCCCATTTCAACCCAGAGACTCACTACTGACATTGAACTGAACAAAATTGATAGTGAGCTTTGCCACCTGGAATGGCTATGTGGGATCGGAGGCCTTGAAGATGGAAATTTCACAGAATCTTTGTTTAATAGTTTTACAGACATCAACGGTTTTACTCCCGAAATGAACAAACAAAATCTGGCAGTGTCACAAAATCAGCTTTTCAACTCAGATGGTTTATATCCGGAAGTGATAATGTTAGGACATTCCTCTGTAGGATCTGCTTACAGCTACGGAAACACGATAAAGAATGGGAAACTAGCGGCAAAGATTGATGAGTTCAACAGAGTAGTGTTTAAGACTGGCAAAGGAAACGCTGTTAGCCATGATGACGTGTCAATGGACATGGTACTGGATATAGATGAAGAACATTTGAGCCCCCCTTTGTCACGGCATttatctacaggacaagctgTAACAAAGCCACTTACTGTCACTGAGCCACCATGTGCTCTTAGCTCATCTCACAATGGTGCTACGATGGAGAAGACTACAGCTCAACTATGTCAACAGACCAATGGACCTCTTGCTACATGTAGCTATAAGAACACGCTGCAAAAACAGAACTGGAAAGGTATCAATTTGTCAGGACGACCGCGGTCAGCAGACTCTAGGTCTAACTACGGGGTTGTGGAAAAGCTTCTGAAAAGCTATGAGACCAAAGTCGCTGCTCCTGTTTGTAACTCTAAGCAGTCTGTTAGCAAATGGACTCAAGCAGATTTCTTACTGACTGACAACAGCTCTGAAAGACTGACACAGTGCTTAGAGATGCTTCATCTTGAACAAACAGCAAAAGTTCTTCAGAATGACATTCACTGGTATCCACATCAAGACTCATTAGGCCTACGGCTgcctgag GTATCCAGAACACTCTCAAGTGAGAAAGGATTTTCACGTCCTGCACGACCAGCAAACCGACGTCCACCTTCTAGATGGGCATCAACAAGATCACCCTCAAAGCCTTCATCTGTTAGAAGAGCCACACACTAG